Below is a window of Leptospira stimsonii DNA.
CGATTCGCTCGACGACGAGAACTTTCACAGCAAAGAATTCGAAAACGGGATTTTGGAAGATAAAAATTTTACAGCTCTTTCCTATTACTATCACGATCTCACAAAGTTATATTACTTTTCCGGTAATTTTCAGAAAGGATTGGAAGCAGGACAACAAGGAGAAAAGTTAATTCAGAATGCCTTCGGCTTGATTCCTTATGCGGAATTTTGGTTTTATTACGGCCTTACGATTTTGGAAAACTTCAAAGACTTTTCTTTCTCGAATCGAACAAAATTTTCCAAAAAGCTGAAGTTGATCCTTTCCCTTTTCACAAAATGGAGTAAGGATTGTCCTGAAAACTTCATGGGCCATCTGGAACTTCTCAAAGCGGAGGTCGATAGAAACAAGGGAAAAATCGGCGAGACGATTTCGGGTTACGAAAGAGCGATTAAGCTTTTTCAGGAATCCGGATTTTTATCTTTTCAAGCCCTTTCCTGTGAAATCGCCGCGAAGTTCCACTATCAGAGCGGGAATTTTTCATTAGGAAATCATTATATTCAGCATTCAATCGATCTTTATACCAGATGGGGAGCGTCCACGAAAGTGGAGGATTTAGAAAGCCGCTTTTCAAGCCGTTTGGATCTTTCTCTTTCTCCGGAAGCGATCGGACGGAAGATACAAAATCAAACACCCGATTTAGACCAGGAAATCATTCTAAAAACATACAATCTACTTTCCGGAGAAATCGTCTTAGACAATCTTCTAAAAAAATTGATACAAATTGCAATGGAAACGGCCGGCGCAACGAGAGCGATTTACTTTCATTTACATAATAAAAATCTAATGGTGTATTTGGCAGGACAAAGCGGAGAAGACGGAATCGTAGTTGAAAATCTTCCCGAACTTGAGGAAACCCAGTATCCGGTTTCTTATCTTAACTACGTCTTTCGAACCGGTAAGATGATCTCCACGAACGGATTCGATTCTTCTTCCATTAAAGATTTTACGGATCAATACATCAAAGAGAAAAGACCGCAGTCCGTCATTTGTATCCCGCTTGTCCACGCCGGCGGACTCAAAGGGGTTCTTTATCTTGAGAACCAACTCGTCAAAGGGATTTTTACGGAAAATCGAATTCAAACCTTAGAACTCATCGCAGGCCAAGCGGCGATCTCGATCGAAAACGCGAATTTATACGCCGAACTGGAGGAGAAAGTCGTAGAAAGAACATCCGAACTCAACAATACGATCAATTTAATTCAAAAAGATCTTCTCTATGCACAGAAAATTCAAGACCGGATTCTCCCCAAACCGGAAGCTACGTTAGGCGGAATTTATATCCTTACGAAATACATTCCTATGAACGAGGTCGGAGGGGATATCTATGATTACGCCGAAATATCACCGGGCAAAATAAGAATTTTCCTCGCGGATGCGACGGGTCATGGAGTTCAAGCCGCGTTAGTCACCATGTTGATCAAATCCGAGTATGAAAGTCTAAAGTATTTGGATCTGCCTCCGGGTGAGGTCATTTCGGAGCTCAATAAAGAAATCATCGCAAAATACAGCGCGATCAAATCCTTTTTTAGTTGTCTCATAGCGGACGTCGATACCTCCGAAGGAACCCTTTCCTATTCGGCGGCGGGGCACCCCGACCAATTTTGTCTTACTGGAAGCACGGTCACAAGACTTTCCAAAAGCGGCCCCATCATCGGAATTTCGGATAATGTTAAATACCAATCACAATTCTTGGAGATTACGAAAGGTGACAAAATGTTTTTCTTCTCCGATGGAATCGTGGAAGAATTCAACGCTTTCGAAGAGGAATTCGGAGAAGAACGCCTTCTCGATTCGATACTCAAGGAATCCTCAAAATCCATTCCCGATCTCGTCAAATCGATATTTGGCGATTTGGAAGCGTTTCTTTCCGGACAAAAGACGCAGGATGATATCACGTTTTTATCCGTCGAAGTTCTTTAAAACTTAACAATTTCTTAACTACGATTTCCGTTCCTTAAGCTCGCATAGATTGACTCTTTCCTCGCTTCATGATCTACTTGGAGTATGAACCTATCCTTCCCTTTTCGGTTTCCTTTCGAAATACGAGCCCAGTTCGCAAACTCCCCTCTTACAAATTTGGATATTTAGATAATTCAGGATATATAATATTATGAACTTAGAAACAACTATCGCCTTATCCCTAGGAGGGATCTGTCTTGTATATCTGGTTTATTCCATTTTTAAACCGGAAAAATTTTAAGGAGAATCTATGGCAACGGAATGGATCCAACTCTCGATTTTTCTTTTTTCGATCGTAATCCTGTCCCCTTTACTGGGAGCCTGGCTTTTTCAAGTCTTTCACGCGCCGGGAACTCCGAGGATCGAGGCAGGTTTTTATAAAATTTGCGGAATCGACCCGAAAAAAAATATGGACTGGAAAGAATACGCCGCTTCCCTTCTTATATTCAATCTTCTTGGATTCTTGACTCTTTTTGGAATATTATTATTTCAGAATATTCTTCCGATGAATCCGGAAAATGTAAACGGCCTCAATCCTTTTCTGGCTTTTAATACTGCCGTCAGTTTTGTTACGAATACAAACTGGCAGGCATATTCAGGAGAAGCCGCTTTGAGTTATTTCTCTCAGTCCATCGGACTTACCGCGCAAAACTTTCTCAGCGCGGCGACCGGTCTCTGTGTTCTTTTGGCGCTTGCACGAGGACTTTCTTCAAACGCAAAGTCGAACCTTGGAAACTTTTGGAGAGATTTAATCCGGGGAACGATTTATATTCTTCTTCCATTGTCCTTCCTTTTGGCTCTGGCGTTGGTAAGCACGGGTGTGGTCCAGACGTTCTCCGAGTATTTGACCGCGACCACTTTGGAGGGAAATCCACAGACCGTTCCCTTGGGTCCGGCCGCTTCCCAGATCGCGATCAAACAGCTTGGCACAAACGGTGGTGGATTTTTCGGAGTCAATAGCGCTCACCCGTTCGAAAACCCGACACCGATCTCCAATTTTCTTCAGATGCTATCGATTCTACTTCTTCCGGGTGCTTGTGTTTTCTTATACGGTAGGATTATCGGGAACGTTAAACACGCTTGGGTGATATTCTCCGTCATGGTCACTATTTTCTGTATTGGAGTGTTGACCGTATGGTCCTCGGAGTCGTCGTTCCAACCTCTTTCGGGAACGAATGGTTTCTGGGAAGGAAAAGAAACACGATTCGGTATCCTAAACAGCGCCCTCTGGGAAGTGGCGACTACGGTGGCGTCTAACGGATCCGTGAACTCGATGCACGACAGTTTTTCTCCCATCGGCGGTTTAGTAGGAATGTTGAATATTCAGATCGGAGAAGTGATCTTCGGAGGTGTCGGCGCCGGTATGTATGGAATGGTATTGTTCATTCTACTTACCGTGTTTTTGAGCGGCATCATGGTCGGTCGCAGTCCTGAATACATGGGGAAAAAAATAGAAAAAAAAGAAATCCAAATGTCTATATTAGGAATTCTTTTACCTTCCACTGTTATCCTTCTCTTTACTGCTATTGCGGTCAGCCTGCCGCAGGGAATCGCCTCCTTATCAAACAAAGGCCCTCACGGTCTTTCCGAAATTCTTTACGCATTCTCTTCCGGTGCCGGCAATAACGGCTCCGCCTTCGCAGGGTTAGCCGTCGATACCCCCTTCTACAAT
It encodes the following:
- the kdpA gene encoding potassium-transporting ATPase subunit KdpA; translated protein: MATEWIQLSIFLFSIVILSPLLGAWLFQVFHAPGTPRIEAGFYKICGIDPKKNMDWKEYAASLLIFNLLGFLTLFGILLFQNILPMNPENVNGLNPFLAFNTAVSFVTNTNWQAYSGEAALSYFSQSIGLTAQNFLSAATGLCVLLALARGLSSNAKSNLGNFWRDLIRGTIYILLPLSFLLALALVSTGVVQTFSEYLTATTLEGNPQTVPLGPAASQIAIKQLGTNGGGFFGVNSAHPFENPTPISNFLQMLSILLLPGACVFLYGRIIGNVKHAWVIFSVMVTIFCIGVLTVWSSESSFQPLSGTNGFWEGKETRFGILNSALWEVATTVASNGSVNSMHDSFSPIGGLVGMLNIQIGEVIFGGVGAGMYGMVLFILLTVFLSGIMVGRSPEYMGKKIEKKEIQMSILGILLPSTVILLFTAIAVSLPQGIASLSNKGPHGLSEILYAFSSGAGNNGSAFAGLAVDTPFYNSMLGIAMLIGRFGVILPVLAIAGSSASKKRSEVISEGSFSTDGGTFYILLLSVIIIVGALTFFPALTIGPILEHFLMLQGRTF
- a CDS encoding potassium-transporting ATPase subunit F, whose translation is MNLETTIALSLGGICLVYLVYSIFKPEKF